Part of the Halobaculum halobium genome, GGCGGACCGCCGGGGCGACCGAGGCGGCGGCCGCCGGCGCCGCCGGCGTCGAGACCACCGACGAGGGGATCCCGGTCTCGGCCGCCCGCGCCGGCGTCGGTGAGGTCGAGGCGAACGTCCCCGGCCGGACGTACAAGCAGGTCGACACCTGCGCCGGCGAGTTCCAGGCGTCGACGCCGTACTACTACTCCTCGCGCAAGCCGGAGTGGTTCTCCGGTCCGTTCGAGGGCGACGCCGCCGGCGGCGAGCTGCGCGTCGACCGCGACGCCGAGAGCGTCGTCGTCGTGGGCGGCGGCCCAATCCGCATCGGTCAGGGCGTCGAATTCGACTACTGCTCGGTGCACGCGGTGCGCGCGCTGCGCGAACAGGGCATCGACGCGCACGTCGTGAACAACAACCCCGAGACGGTGTCGACGGACTACGACACCTCCGACGGGCTGTTCTTCGAACCGATCACCGCCGAGGAGGTCGCCGACGTTATCGAGGCGACCGCCGCAGACGGCGTGATGATCCAGTTCGGCGGGCAGACCTCCGTCGACATCGGCGAGCCGCTGCGCGACGAACTGGAGCGCCGCGGCGTCGAGTGCGACATCATGGGCACCGCCGTCGAGGCGATGGACCTGGCGGAAGACCGCGACCGCTTCAACCGCCTCATGGACGAGCGCGGCATTGCCCAACCGGAAGGCGGGTCCGCGACCAGCGAGGAGGAGGCGCTGGGGCTGGCCCGGGAACTGGGCTATCCGGTACTGGTCCGCCCGAGCTACGTGCTCGGCGGACGCGCGATGCGCGTCGTCGACGACGACGACGAGCTGAAGGAGTACATCGAGGAGGCCGTGCGCGTCTCCCCGGACAAGCCGATCCTCGTCGACGAGTTCCTCGCCGACGCGGTCGAGCTCGACGTCGACGCCGTCGCCGACGGCGAGGACGTGCTCATCGGCGGCGTGATGGAACACGTCGAGGCCGCGGGCGTCCACTCCGGCGACTCCGCGTGCGTCATCCCGCCGCGCTCGCTCGACGAGGAGACGATGGCCCGTGTGCGCGAGGTGACCGAGGAGATCGCAGACGCCCTCGACACGGTCGGGCTGATGAACGTCCAGCTGGCGGTGCGCGACGGCGAGGTGTACGTCCTCGAAGCGAACCCGCGCTCCTCGCGCACGGTCCCGTTCGTCTCGAAGGCGACGGGCGTCCCCATCGCCAAGCTCGCCGCCCGCGTCATGGCCGGCGAGTCGCTTGCGGACATGGCCGTCGACGAGGCGATCCCCGAACACTTCTCGGTGAAGGAGGTCGTCCTGCCGTTCGATCGCCTGCCGAATTCGGACCCGCGCCTCGGCCCCGAGATGAAGTCCACGGGCGAGGTGATGGGTACGGCGAGCGACTTCGGCGTCGCCTACGGGAAGGCGCTGGACGCGGCGGGCCAGCGGCTCCCCGACGGCGGCGTGGTCGCGTTCGAGACGGTCGGCGACAGCCTCCCGCGGAGGGGCACCGAGGAGTACGAGCACCTCCGCGCGGGGCTGGAGGAGTACTACGAGGTCGAGCCGGTCGGTGACGTGGCGGAGGCGCTGCGCCGCGGCGACATTGACTTGCTGATATCCGACGAGGTCGACGCGCTGCGCGCGGCCGTCTCCGAGGAGGTCGCGTACCTCTCGACGACCGAGTCGGTCGAGGCGTCGCTCGAGGCGCTCGCCTCCCGCGGCCAGGACCTGGACGTGCTCGCGGTCTCTGAGCGCCCGCGCCGCACGGCGGCGTGGGGACGGAGGGACTGACGGGCTATCGACTGACGACGGTCGCAGCCACGCTCGCAACCACACCGGCCTGCGGCCCCCTTTTCACGTGGGCGCGCGAACTGCAGCGCGTGACCGACGAAGACGCGCCCTCGACGGTTGCCGATCAGCTCCCCGACGATCTCGCCGAGGTGTTCCCCGCGTTCGCGGGGATCGACGATCCCGATCTCCGCACGAGCGTCCGCGACGCGTACGCGCTGGCACTCGCCGAGACGGACTGGACCGACCTCGCGGCGGTGCCGTGGCTCCCGGACGAACAGGCTCGCCTCGGTCTTCCCGACGAGACGAACGTGGAGCACGTCAACGACGTGACCGCGCTGGCGACGGCGCTGACGGACGCCCTTACCGACCGCCGTCCCGATCTCGGGATCGACCGCGACCTCGTGGTCGCGGGCGCGCTCGTCCACGACATCAGCAAACTGTACGAGTTCGCGCCCGGCGAAGGCGGCGACGCGGTCACAACCGACTACTACGACCTGCTCGGCCACCCCTACGTCGGCGTCCACGTCTGTGAGGCGGCGGGGCTGCCGGTCGCGCTGTCGCACGTCGTGCTCTCGCACACCGGACGGACCACCGTCGAACCCGCGACGCCCGAGGCGGTCGTGGTGAAGCGGGCCGACGAGGTCGCCGCCGCGGCGATCCGCGCGCAGGCCCTGGAGGACCTGCGCGACGCGTGAGGGCCCGCGGCGTGTCGAGTAGACGCGACCGCGGAGTGGACCCGTCACGCTTCGGACGACCTCACACCGCACCGCCGCGCGACTTACTCGAGCTTCCCGAGCGCCTCGAAGAAGTCCGAGGAGGGCCCGGCGATCCGGACCGGCGGCTCCGTCGTCGCGACGGTCACCTCGGTGGGGACCTCGAGGGTCCGCTGATCGCGGCCGTCGGTGATGACGACGGCCTCGTCGGTGTCGGTGAGGGTAACGCTCACGGTCGCGTCTGATCCGACCAACAGCGGGGGCATCCCGTCCTCGGCGCACATCTCTGTGACGACCAGGCCGTCGACCGACGGGTGAACGAGCGGTCCGCCCTCCGAGAGGTTGTACGCGGTCGACCCGGTCGGAGTTGACACGAGCACGCCGTCTGCGTGACCGCTGGAGTAGAGCGACCCGTCGACGCGGACCTCGTACCCCACGCCGCCGCCGCGACCGCGTCGGCCACCCTGGACGACGATCTCGTTGGCCGCCGGATCCGAGCGCCAGCCCTCGCACTCGGCGGCGATCCGTGGGGCCTCGCGGACGTGCATCCCGTCGCCGCGGAACGCGTCGACCTCGGCGAGCACCGCGTCGACCGCGTTGTCGGGCGTGACGCCGTTGAGAAACCCGACCTCGCCGAGGTTCACGCCGAGTATCGGCACGCCGCCGGCGCCGCGGGCCGCAAAGAGGAACGTCCCGTCGCCACCGATAGAGACGACGAGATCGACGCGGTCCATCGCGGAGACGGGGATGCCCTCGAGGTCGAGGGCAGAGGCTGTCGCCTCGTCGACGGTGACGCGCACGTCGCCTGCTCGGAGCCGATCGCGCAGGTCCTCCGCCAGGTACGCCGCGCGGGTGTTCCCCCGCTGGGCGACGATGCCGACTTCCATACCCGGACGTGGCCGCCCCCGGTCAAAAAGCCACTCGACAGCGGCTGATGACCCGCGGGGTCGGTCACGTGAGCGCGCAGGAGCGCGGGTACGCTGGGGAACATTCATGCCCGCGGCCCGTCTCCGAGGTGACGATGAGCGAACGGTCGAGGACGGCGCACGCCGCGCGTGCCCCGCCACGGCGGGCGACGGTGGACCGAGCACGCGGGAGGAGCCGACCGTGAGCGACGACGACGACTGGTACGAACGCGCCCTCCGGGAAGCCGACGAAGACGGTGAGGAGCCCGAGTCCGACGACGAGCGAGCCAGCGACGAGCGAGCCGACGGTGATCACGCAGATGACGATCGAACGTCGAGAGAGGAGGAGCCGGCAGGCGCTGGCGACGACGCCGCGTCGGGCGACCCCCCGTTCGAGGCGGACGTCGACCCCGCCGAGGGCGAGTTCGACGACGACTTCGACGATCTCGACGGCGGTTCGTTCGACGCGGCCTTCGGCGACGACTTCGAACCGCGTCGCGTCGAGACGGCGGAGCCGGACTCCGCGGGTGACCCAGAGTTCGGGGGGACCGACGCCAGCGGCGAGCGCGACGAAGACGCCGAAGGTCAGGACGTCCGACCAGACCAGTCGACAGGCGAGACAGGAGCCGGCTCGTCCGCGGACCCTGACTCGGCGGACGGTTCGACCGACCCGTTCGGCGGGGTGAGCGACGACGCGGCAGACCCCGCCGGCACCGGTGGCGACGACCCGATGGACGACCCGTTCGGGGACGATTTCGGCGCGGCGATGCAGAACGCGCCGGGATCTGGGGGCCAGGACGGCGGTGGCCCGGGAGGTGCGGGGGGTGACGAGTTCGGTGGCGGATTCGGCGACTTCGGTGGCGGTGGGTTCGGAGGGGGCGGGATCGCCGGCGGCGGTCCCGACTTCGACGAGGAGGAGTTCGAGTCGGACATCAAACGGATCGACATCGGGATCGAGGGGCTCGACGAGATGATCCTCGGCGGCGTCCCCGAGCGGTCGCTGATGGCGGTCGTCGGCAGCGCCGGGACGGGCAAGACGACGTTCGGGCTCCAGTTCCTTACCGAGGCGCTGAAGAACGACGGCGACGCGGTGTACATCACGCTCGAGGAGTCCAGAGAGCGGATCCTCTCGACAGCCGAAGAGAAGGGGTGGGAGTACCGTCGCTACGCCGAGGAGGACCGCCTCGCGGTCATCTCCATGGACCCCATCGAGATGGCGAACTCGCTGGACTCCATCCGCGACGACATCTCCCGGCTCGTCACCGAGTTCGGCGCCGACCGACTCGTTCTCGACTCCGTCTCGCTGCTGGAGATGATGTACGACCATCCGAGCAAGCGCCGCTCGGAGGTGTTCGACTTCACCAGGTCGCTGAAACAGGCGGGCGTGACGACGATGCTGACGAGCGAGGCGAGCGAGGACAACCCCTACGCGTCGCGCCACGGCATCGTGGAGTACCTCACCGACGCCGTGTTCGTCCTCCAGTACGTGCGCCCGTCGGACTTCCGCGAGACGCGCCTCGCCGTCGAGATCCAGAAGATCCGCGACGCGAACCACTCGCGCGAGACGAAGCCCTACGAGATCATGAACGACGGCATCTCGGTGTACCGGCAGGCGAACATCTTCTGAGCCGGATACCCGGGACGGCTCCCGGGGTTGCGGCCAGCGTCACGTCTCCGGCGTGAGCGGCGCTTCGAGCCGAACTCCGACTTCCGACGGTCGACAGTGAACCGCGACCGGCTGACGACGACCAAGCGGGTCAGACCTCGGCGGTCCAGTAGGAGACCGACGAGAGCTTCTCGCCGATCTGGTTCGAACCGATCGCCTGATCAAGCGACCAGAAGGGGTCGGCGACGGCGTTCGGCACTTCGCGATAGAACCCGTAGGGGAACACGAAGTCGTGGTCGGCCTGGCGGAGGCGCAAGCCGGCGCCGTCGACGAGCCGCTCGACCTCCTCGCGCCCGTACAGCCGCGACCCCATCGGAAGCGCCCAGTTGTACAGCACGCGGAACGATGACCCCCGGAACGTGTCGAAAAAGACCACGTCCTTCGAGACGCGCGCCATCTCTGCGAGGAACTTCGCGGGCGTGTCCGCGAGGTGGAAAAACCGCATCGCGAACACGGCGTCGAAGTGGTCGTCAGGGAACGGGAGCCGGGCGGCGTCGCCGCGCATGAACTCGACGGTCGACGCGATGCCGGCCCGGTGAGCCTTCTCGCGTCCCTGCGCGAGCATCGCGTCGGAGATGTCGAGGCCGACGATGTCGGCGCCCCGCTCGGCGAGCATCACGGTGAACCGTCCGGTACCGCAGGCGATCTCGAGCACGCGTTCGTCCTCGACCGGCGCGAGCGCCTCGAGCACGGCGCGCTTCTCGCGGCGGTCGATGAGGCGTCCGCCCTTCGAGAATCGCTTGCTGTCGTACTCCTCGGCGACCGCGTCGGCCTGGTACCACTCCTGGCCCTTCACACTACATCCGGATGCTCGGGCGAGCGGTAAAACGATACTGATAGCCCGCCGACTGCGGCGCGGTCCGCGGCTCGCCACCGTGGGTTTCTACGGACCGATCACCCGCTCGTGACGATCCGCTCGGTCGGGATCCGGATGATGACGCGAGGGCCCGACTCCTCGCCGTGGTGCGGATACTCGTCGACGTCGAAGTACCGCTTCGCCAGCTTGTCGATGTGCTCGACGGCGCCGTCCTCGGTGAGTTCAGCTTCCCCCATCACCGACACGTAGCGGTACGGGTCCTCGGGGTCGGTGACCGAGAGCCCGACCTTCGGGTTGTTCCGGACGTTCCGTTCCTTGCGCCGGCCGCGGGCGGTGTTGACGAGAACGTACTCGCGGTCCTCGTGGTCGACCCACACCGGCGTAACCTGTGGCGTTCCGTCTGGCATGACCGTCGAGAGGTGCGCGAACGACTCCGACTCGAAGATGTCGACGTGTGACGCTGGAATCACGTGTTCCCCTCGGCCGGGCGGTACTTGGTCGTTAGCGTCGGCGATCCGCACCGGGGGGCTGGCGTCCCGTCGGTTCGACAGCGCGTCGCCTTCCGCTCGCTCCCCGACCGAACTCGGCACTTGTCAGAGAATCGCCCCGCCGAACTGGCGGATTCTGCCCGAACGGGCACAGTGATATTATGCGTATAAGGGATATGCACGAGTTGGTCTTGTATTGAGGCAACCTTTACCAGCACCCTTGAACTCCGAAGGAGTATGAGCACCAGTACCGCGGACCCGGACGCTGCAGACGCGCTCACCGACACTGAATATCGCGATCTCCTCAGCGACCTGCCGCCGAGCGCGAAGCTCGTCGCCAAGGTCCTCGAGGGCGACGCGCCGCTTTCACAGGGGCAGTTAGCTGAGGAGTCGCTGCTCCCTGACCGCACCGTGCGCTACGCCCTCAATCGGCTGGAGGAGCAGGGACTCGTCGGCTCGCGGTACTCGTTCAAGGACGCGCGCAAGCAGGTCTACTACCTGAACCGGTAGGCAGGTCGTCGCTCGCTCCGAAGCCGTTCGACGCCGTCGCCGCCGCCATCGTCATCGCCCGCGCGTCGGTTGCGGAGGCCGGTTGGAATCCCCCCTTTTAAGTCCACGACTTCCTACCCTGAGCTATGGAGCTCTCGGTGGTCGTCCCGACGCTCAACGGTCGGGACAGGCTGGCGGCCAGCCTCGACGCGCTGGCGGCCGAAGCGCCGGACGTGGAGGTGATCGTGGTGAACGGTCCCTCCGCAGACGGGACGACCGGGATGGTCCGCGACCGCGACGACGTGGACGTCCTCGTCGAGATCGCCGCGCGCAACGTGAACGTCGCCCGCAACGCGGGCCTGGAGGTGGCTGACGGCGACGCGATCGCCTTCCTCGGCTACGACCACGAGGTCGAACCCGGGTGGCGCGAGGGAGTGGCCGACGCGTTCGCCGAGGGGGCGTCGGTCGCCACAGGGCCGCTGCGGCGGGCGGTGCGCGGCGGCGCGACGAGCGACGGGCTCGAGCGTCGGCAGATCGCAGACAGGGAGGTGTCGTATTTCAACGGCCGCAACGTCGTCTTCGCGCGCCCCGTGCTGGCGGAGCTGGACGGGTTCGACGAGTACCTCGAAACCGGCGGCGCGCGCGACGCCGCCCACCGCCTCGCGGGAATGGGCGTGGACGTGACGTGGCGCGGCGACGTGGCCGCCCGGCGTCGCGCGGAAGCGACCGACGGCGGGATCGAGCGCCGGGACCTCGGCTGGAAGTACCGGGCGCTCGCGTACCGGCTCACGAAGAACTACGGGGTCCGACCGACGGTCCTCCGCCGAACGCTCAGCCACGCCGTCGGCGACGCCGCGGGCGCCTTGCGCGACGTCGTCGGCGGCGAGGCGACTCCCACCTCGTGGGCGCGAAACGGGCGCGACGTGATCGCGGGCATCTCTTCTGGCGCCTCCGACGGGCTCGTCGCCCGCGCCCGCGACCGCTCGCCGAAGCGGAACCCGAACGGCGTCACCGCGCGGGCCGACCGCGCCGTCGCGCGGTACGACCGACGGACGGACTGAGGGGGACGGCGGCCTGTCACACGTCCGCACCGGGAGCCAGCGCGTCGATGACGCGCGCGGCGTTCTTCGAGAGCGCGCGGTCGAGCAGGTCCTCGGGCACGTCGAGCGTGAGCACCTCCATCACGCCGACGTCGGGATGGGTGTCGGGCGCGCCCGAGCCGAACAGCACGCGGTCGGGGTGTTCCAAGAGCCCCCGTTCGAGCACGTCTCGGAACCGGACGAACGCGGTGTCGAGGTAGAGGTCGTCGTGGGAGTCCAGCAGCTCCAGCGCATCGTCCATCAGCCCCCGATCGAGGGGGTAGCCGCCGAACGACGAGAGGATCACCGGGAAGTCGTACGACAGCACCGTCTCGGCGACCGCGTCAGGCGGGTAGCCGCGTCCGGCGTGGACGATGACCGGCTCGCCGGCGACGGCGATCTGGTCGAGCGTCTCCTCGGTCGGGAGCCCGTCGCTCACGGGGTCGAGCACGAAGCCGTGAAGGCGGCTGTCGTAGGCGTACTGCTCCACGTCGCCGGGATCGGTGTGGTGGTCCGCGGGAGCGGCAGCGAGGTTGCGAAGCCGGGAGACAGCGGAGTCGCCGGGGTCGCGGGGACCGTTCAGCCGCGCCATCGCGCGGAACGGCCGGTCGACCGAGAGGCGTGCGACGGCGTTGTTCGCGCGGAGGTACCCCTCACCCGCCGGACGCGGTCCCGGCGCGACTGCCGACTGGACCACACCCGCCTGGTGCATCTCGCGCTGGAGCCGTTCTGGAGAGCTGTCGCGTCCGCGAGAGGCGACGACCGCCCCGTCCTCGGGGTCGAGGCGCGCGTGCACGTCGACCACGCGGAACCCGTGCTCCAACTCCAACATCTATCTCCTCCCTACGACGCTCCCGACTTGAGTGTTGCAGTCTCCGGGCCATCGATCGAGCGTCGGGAACCCGCTGCGTTCGGCGCCCGCAATCGCGCCGGCGCTGCGACGAGCTCTCACGTCGCAGTCGACTAGTTTTCTCGGTACTCGCTACGATATCTTCATATGGAATCGCGACCTATCTACTCGTTGATCACTCCATGAGCTACATGCAGCAACCCCTCTACGTTCTGACTGAGTCGACCCAGCGAACCAGCGGCACCGACGCGCGTCGGTCGAACGTCGCCGCCGGGCGAGCCGTCGCGAGCGCGGTCCGAACGACGCTCGGTCCCCGCGGGATGGACAAGCTGCTCGTCGACTCCTCGGGCGGGGTCGTCGTCACGAACGACGGCGCGACGATCCTGAGAGAGATGGACATCGAGCACCCGGCGGCGCAGATGCTCGTCGAGGTCGCCGAGACCCAGGAGTCAGAAGTCGGGGACGGCACGACGACGGCCGCGGTGCTTGCGGGCGAGCTGCTCGCGCGCGCCGAGGGACTCCTCGACGACGACGTCCATGCGACGGCCGTGGTCGAGGGGTACCACGAAGCGCTCCGGCTCGCGCTCGACGCCGTCGACGGGCTGCTCGTCGAAGGCGAGGTCGACCGCGACGCGCTGGTGACGGTCGCCGAGACCGCCATGACCGGCAAGGGAACCGGTGACGTCGCGACCGGCGTGCTCGCCGAGATCGTCGTCGACGCGGTGCTTCAGGTGGCAGACGACGGCCGCCGGGTCGACCGCGACGACATCCGCGTGTTCACCCGAACGGGCGCCTCCGCGGCCGCGACCGAACTCGTCCGCGGCGTCGTCTTCGAGGAGGAACCCGCCGCCGACAACATGCCCCGCAGCGTCGAAGACGCGACCGTGGCCGTGCTCGACATGAAACTCGACGTGCGCTCGGGCGAGGTAGACACCGAGTACACGATCACCTCCGTCGAGCAGCTCGACGCCGCGATCTCCGCGGAGGACGCCGAGCGCCGCGGGATCGCCGAGACGCTCTCAGAGGCCGGCGTCGACGTGGTCTTCAGTTCGAAGGAGATCTCCGATCCCGTCGCCGCGTACCTCGCCGACGCTGGCATCCTCGCGTTCTCCAACGTGAAGACGAGCGAGGCGCGCGCCTTCGCCCGCGCCACCGGCGCTCGACGCCTCGGGACGCTCGACGGCATCGAGTCCGGCGATCTCGGCACCGCCGCGTCCGTTCGCGTCGAGCGCCACGGCGGCGACGATGTGACCTTCCTCGACGGGAGCGACGACTCCCGCACCGTGACGCTGTACGTGCGGGGATCGACCGACCACGTGGTCGACGAGACGGAGCGCGCGATCGACGACGCCCTCGGCGTGGTCGTCGCCGCTCACGCGGACGGCGAGATCGTCCCCGGCGCCGGCGCCGTCGAGATCGCGATCGCCGATCGCCTCCGCTCGGGCGCCAACGCGGTCACCGGACGGAAGTCGCTGGCGGTCGAGGCGTTCGCCGACGCCGTCGACGCCATCCCGCGAACGCTCGCGGAGAACGCGGGGCTCGACCCGATCGACGCGCTGGTCGACCTGCGCGCGCGCCACGACCGCGAGGGCGTCGCCGGCATCGTGATCGACGGGCCGTCCGTCCAGATCACCGATCCCCGTGACGACCGGGTCGTCGACCCGGCGGCCGTCAAGCGCGAGGCATTGGAGTCCGCAACCGAGGCAGCGACGATGATCCTCCGCATCGACGACGTCATCGCGGCGAACTGAGCTGCGCACGGCCGAGTTTTCGGGGGATATCTTGGGACGGTAGCGACACCGACGGCCGCTAAAGGCTCGGAAGGGACCAGTCTCTCCGAACTGCGACCAGCCGAAGCGCGAACACGCCGACTGCGACCCCCAGCGTCGCTGTCGCGCCCCGGACACCGGCCGTACCGGCGAGGACGTAGGCGACGCCGCCCAGCAGCGCGGGCGTCGCATAAAAGTCCTCACGGAGCACGACGGGCGTTCTGGTGAGCAAGAGGTCCGACAGCGAGCCGCCGCCGACGCCGGTGAGCGTCGCGGTGACGACGACGCCGAACGCCGAGAGGCCGGCATCGGCGCCGACGGCCGCGCCCGAGGCGGCGAACGCCGCGAGCCCGACCGCGTCGGCGACGAGGAACGCCGAGTGGTCGCGGACGCGACCCGCTCCCCCAGACAGCGCCGCCGCGACGAGGAGGCCGACGCCGACGCCCGCGAGCACCACCAACACGTCGCCCGTCGAGCGCAACGCGGCGGGGACGCGGCCGACCAGCACGTCGCGGATGGTGCCGCCCCCGAGCGCGGTGAGCACGCCGAGCGTCGCGACGCCGAACGGGTCGAGGTCGGCGTCGGCGCCCTTGAGCGAGCCCGCGACGGCGAACGCGAGCAGGCCGACGAGGTTCATCGCCGCGACCGCGGCGGCGGCGGGGACGGTCGAGGCGGCGGCGGTCACCGCCGAGACGGCCGAGACGACCCACACGGCTCAGGCCGTCGGCACCGTCGCCGAGACTTCCTCCTCGAACGAGAGCGTCACGGCCCGACCGGGCGCGATGTCGAACGCCTCGTCGCCGCGTCCCTGGTTCGCGTCGCACTCGACGAAGCCGTGGCTGCCGACGGTGACGAGGGGGTCGTGTTTGTCCACGTCGGCGAACGTCTCGACGACCGGCACCTCGCGGACGCCGGCGGCGGTCTCGACGGCGATCGTCTCGCCGACGCGCCCCTCGAGGAAGTCGCCGGGGACGTTGGTGACCGCGTTGCCGAAGTCGTCGACGACGAGCACTTCGCCGGAGGCCGTGTCGGACTCGACCCAGGCGTCGGGGATCGCGTAGTCGTCGTAGTCGTCGGCGCGGACGAACCCCTCGAGCGACTCGATCGCGTCGACGCCGGCCTCGTGGACCCGGGCGGCTGCGGGCGCGAACACGTCGCGCCCGTGGAACGTGCTGGACCGTGGATCGGGGTCGTCGACCGCGTACACGTCGATCGCGTCCGCGGGGTCGGCGTCGGGACCGACGTGCTCGGCCGCCAGCGCGCGGGCCGGCGGAAGCAGACAGCCGTTGTCTGGCCCGACGAGCGCGTGGTCGCCCGCGCGGACGCAGACGGCCGCACGGTCGGTCCCGACCCCGGGGTCGACGACGACGAGGTGGACGCCGGGCGGGAACTCGGGGAGGACGAAGCGGAGCCAGAAGGCGGCCGCACGAGGGTCGCCCTGCGGGAGGTCGTGAGCGACGTCGACCAGGTCCGTGACGCCGCGCGAGCGGAGGACGCCCTTCATCGCGGCGGGGTACGGCGAACCGAAGTCGGAGGCGAGCGTCAGCATTCGAAGGTCACGCCGGGTCGGCGGTTGATCCGTCGCGGTCCGTTTCGATCGACGCGTCCGCACCGTTGGCGTCCGAGGAGGACACCTGTCGGATGCGGTCGACGCCGTCGATCTCCTCGATCGTCGCGACGACCTCGTCCGGCACGAGTGGCCTCCAGCCGTCGCCGCGGATCATGCGCTGGCGGAGTTCACTCCCCTCCAGCACCTCTCGACGGAACATCGGCGAGGAGCGGACTTCGACGCCCGCTTCCTCGAACAGGCGGACGACGAGGGGGTTGTTCGAGTACGCCACGTCGAACTTCGGCGACATCGACTGGACGTGGCTCACCCACACCGAGTTGCGCTCGAGGTCCTCGATCGGAACCACGTACGTGGTCACGTCGAGATCGGCCAGCGACTTCGTCACCATCATCACGCGCTCGCCGGCGGTGAACGGGTTGCGATGGGTGTGGGAGTCGCCCGCCGACCCGATGCCGAGGACGAGTTCGTCCACGTCGTCGGCGATCTCCTCGACCATGTGGTGGTGGCCGTTGTGGTACGGCTGGAACCGCCCGATGTAGAACCCCCGCATGCGTGGACGTATCTCGCGGCGAGTTTAAAAGCCCGGCGAGTGGTGCGGGGGCAGACGAACGCCGGTCACCGCGTCGCTACTGGCCGTTCTCGCTCGGGCGAGCGCGGCTCACGGGGGGAGAAAGTATATGAATCGACAGACCCTGTTTCTCGGTAGTAACGATTCTATGAGCAACGATCGAAACGACAGCCGGGACGGCGATGACGTCCTGGGCCCGGAGGACGCTCCTGCCGACGACGACCCCGAGTCGAACGGGATTGACGGCGGGAGATCCGGCGGGACCACCGGCGGCCGTTCGGTGGGCGCCTCCAACGATCCCTCCGACCAGGACGCCGACATCGACGACCTCGGGAGCGATGTCGAGATCGACGCGGAAATCGACGAGGAGATCGCCGAGGACCACCTCCTCGGCGGCCTCCAGATCGACTCGACCAACGACATCGAGGTCCCCGACCGGCTCGTAGACCAGGTGATCGGGCAAGAGCACGCCCGCGACGTCGTGATGAAGGCGGCAAAGCAGCGCCGCCACGTGATGATGATCGGCTCGCCCGGGACGGGTAAGTCGATGCTCGCGAAGGCGATGTCCGAGCTCCTCCCGAAAGAGGAACTGCAGGACGTGCTCGTGTACCACAACCCCGACGACGGCAACAACCCCAAAGTGCGGACGGTGCCGGCGGGCAAGGGCGAACAGATCGTCGAGGCCCACAAGGAGGAGGCCAGAAAGCGCAACCAGATGCGCAGCTTCCTCATGTGGATCATCATCGCGGTGGTGCTGGGCTACTCGCTGCTCGTCGTGAGCAACATCCTCCTCGGCATCCTCGCTGCCGGTATTATCTACCTCGCGTTCCGCTACGGCTCGCGCGGCAGCGACTCGATGATACCGAACCTCCTCGTCAACAACGCCGACGAGAAGTCGGCGCCGTTCGAGGACGCCACCGGCGCCCACGCCGGTGCGCTGCTGGGCGACGTCCGCCACGACCCGTTCCAGTCCGGCGGGATGGAGACGCCGAGTCACGACCGCGTCGAGGCCGGCGCCATCCACAAGTCGAACAAAGGCGTGCTGTTCGTCGACGAGATCAACACCCTCGACATCCGGTC contains:
- the carB gene encoding carbamoyl-phosphate synthase large subunit, translated to MSQDTDGESRTILLIGSGPIQIGQAAEFDYSGAQACRALQEEGARVVLVNSNPATIMTDPEMADKVYIEPITTEAISEVIATENPDGVIAGLGGQTGLNVTAELAEEGVLDEHDVEIMGTPLDTIYATEDRDLFRQRMEGLGQPVPASTTISMDEDESVTQLTEEDLRDRVEDAVDEVGGLPVIARTTYTLGGSGSGVVDEMDELLDRVRKGLRLSRNSEVLITESISGWVELEYEVMRDADNSCVIICNMENLDPMGIHTGESTVVTPSQVIPDDGHQEMRDAALEVIRDLGIQGGCNIQFAWRDDGTPGGEYRVVEVNPRVSRSSALASKATGYPIARVTAKVALGKRLHEITNEITGETTAAFEPAIDYVVTKVPRWPIDKFDETDFTLSTAMKSTGEAMAIGRTFEESLLKALRSSEYDPAVDFGDLEDDELTAQYLERPSPDRPYAMFEAFERGFSLEEVVEATGIYEWYVERFHRIVEASKEVVDGEFTPAAIAGFTNAEISALAGNVFEDSSLTWLPETRGAWRTAGATEAAAAGAAGVETTDEGIPVSAARAGVGEVEANVPGRTYKQVDTCAGEFQASTPYYYSSRKPEWFSGPFEGDAAGGELRVDRDAESVVVVGGGPIRIGQGVEFDYCSVHAVRALREQGIDAHVVNNNPETVSTDYDTSDGLFFEPITAEEVADVIEATAADGVMIQFGGQTSVDIGEPLRDELERRGVECDIMGTAVEAMDLAEDRDRFNRLMDERGIAQPEGGSATSEEEALGLARELGYPVLVRPSYVLGGRAMRVVDDDDELKEYIEEAVRVSPDKPILVDEFLADAVELDVDAVADGEDVLIGGVMEHVEAAGVHSGDSACVIPPRSLDEETMARVREVTEEIADALDTVGLMNVQLAVRDGEVYVLEANPRSSRTVPFVSKATGVPIAKLAARVMAGESLADMAVDEAIPEHFSVKEVVLPFDRLPNSDPRLGPEMKSTGEVMGTASDFGVAYGKALDAAGQRLPDGGVVAFETVGDSLPRRGTEEYEHLRAGLEEYYEVEPVGDVAEALRRGDIDLLISDEVDALRAAVSEEVAYLSTTESVEASLEALASRGQDLDVLAVSERPRRTAAWGRRD
- a CDS encoding KaiC domain-containing protein — translated: MSDDDDWYERALREADEDGEEPESDDERASDERADGDHADDDRTSREEEPAGAGDDAASGDPPFEADVDPAEGEFDDDFDDLDGGSFDAAFGDDFEPRRVETAEPDSAGDPEFGGTDASGERDEDAEGQDVRPDQSTGETGAGSSADPDSADGSTDPFGGVSDDAADPAGTGGDDPMDDPFGDDFGAAMQNAPGSGGQDGGGPGGAGGDEFGGGFGDFGGGGFGGGGIAGGGPDFDEEEFESDIKRIDIGIEGLDEMILGGVPERSLMAVVGSAGTGKTTFGLQFLTEALKNDGDAVYITLEESRERILSTAEEKGWEYRRYAEEDRLAVISMDPIEMANSLDSIRDDISRLVTEFGADRLVLDSVSLLEMMYDHPSKRRSEVFDFTRSLKQAGVTTMLTSEASEDNPYASRHGIVEYLTDAVFVLQYVRPSDFRETRLAVEIQKIRDANHSRETKPYEIMNDGISVYRQANIF
- a CDS encoding NAD(+)/NADH kinase; its protein translation is MEVGIVAQRGNTRAAYLAEDLRDRLRAGDVRVTVDEATASALDLEGIPVSAMDRVDLVVSIGGDGTFLFAARGAGGVPILGVNLGEVGFLNGVTPDNAVDAVLAEVDAFRGDGMHVREAPRIAAECEGWRSDPAANEIVVQGGRRGRGGGVGYEVRVDGSLYSSGHADGVLVSTPTGSTAYNLSEGGPLVHPSVDGLVVTEMCAEDGMPPLLVGSDATVSVTLTDTDEAVVITDGRDQRTLEVPTEVTVATTEPPVRIAGPSSDFFEALGKLE
- a CDS encoding HD domain-containing protein, giving the protein MTDEDAPSTVADQLPDDLAEVFPAFAGIDDPDLRTSVRDAYALALAETDWTDLAAVPWLPDEQARLGLPDETNVEHVNDVTALATALTDALTDRRPDLGIDRDLVVAGALVHDISKLYEFAPGEGGDAVTTDYYDLLGHPYVGVHVCEAAGLPVALSHVVLSHTGRTTVEPATPEAVVVKRADEVAAAAIRAQALEDLRDA